A stretch of Paludisphaera borealis DNA encodes these proteins:
- a CDS encoding RNA polymerase sigma factor — translation MTVESRRTTQRSLQALLSCGALGARTDVQLLDLFQTRRDETSDEAFRVLVERHGAMVHTVCRRVLGDSCDSDDAFQATFLVLVQKAGSIRKGDSLGSWLHGVALRISRRARDQGRRRRSIVQSADHEALARHADREEVNLDASAAIHEEIERLPSRLREPLILCCLEGRTYDEAARALGLNEPSLRGRLHRGRKKLEARLKQRGELGRESLGSAWLAGGPAPKLLNAVASQAARSLGSSLPIPDSISSLAKGAIFAMSISSIKSMAAATALVGVFVLGTAVVAQQGKEAPTESAKRPAEQAPSTKTSEPARKPTKEEIEKRNAMIVEALDQPFRTALPNPLTLEGLLKTIKQDSAKPGYSGIAIYVDPFGLSEAELTMLSELPGDWNRSNMNYVLEQSLRILKLDYFIQDGFLMISSSQNVLRKKLDLLDKKLDRVLRAVEQSKAKE, via the coding sequence ATGACCGTTGAATCGCGCAGGACGACCCAGCGATCGCTCCAGGCTCTCCTGAGCTGTGGCGCGCTGGGCGCAAGGACCGACGTGCAACTCCTCGACCTGTTCCAAACCCGGCGCGACGAGACGTCCGACGAGGCGTTTCGCGTGCTGGTCGAACGGCACGGAGCGATGGTCCACACCGTTTGCCGACGCGTCCTCGGTGACTCGTGCGATTCCGACGACGCGTTCCAGGCGACGTTCTTGGTGCTCGTCCAGAAGGCTGGCTCGATTCGCAAGGGTGACTCGCTCGGCTCGTGGCTGCACGGCGTCGCCCTCCGGATCTCCAGACGGGCGCGCGACCAGGGCCGGCGGCGACGTTCGATCGTTCAATCAGCCGATCACGAGGCGCTGGCCCGCCATGCCGACCGCGAGGAGGTAAACCTCGATGCGTCGGCCGCGATCCATGAGGAGATCGAACGCCTGCCGTCGCGACTCCGCGAGCCGCTGATCCTCTGTTGCCTCGAAGGTCGGACCTACGACGAAGCGGCCCGGGCGCTCGGCTTGAACGAGCCCAGCCTGCGCGGACGCCTGCATCGCGGGCGAAAGAAGCTGGAAGCACGGCTCAAACAGCGCGGCGAACTGGGTCGTGAATCGCTCGGCTCCGCTTGGCTCGCGGGCGGTCCCGCACCGAAGCTCCTGAACGCCGTGGCCAGCCAGGCGGCGCGTTCTCTCGGCTCGTCCTTACCAATCCCAGACTCGATCAGCTCACTCGCAAAAGGAGCAATATTCGCCATGTCGATTTCATCGATCAAGTCGATGGCAGCCGCGACAGCCCTCGTCGGGGTGTTCGTACTCGGCACAGCCGTCGTCGCTCAACAAGGAAAGGAAGCGCCCACTGAATCGGCTAAGCGACCGGCCGAGCAGGCGCCGAGCACCAAGACTTCGGAACCTGCTCGTAAGCCGACGAAGGAGGAGATCGAGAAGCGAAACGCAATGATTGTCGAGGCGCTGGATCAACCGTTTCGTACCGCGTTGCCGAACCCGCTCACCCTGGAAGGTCTGCTCAAGACCATCAAGCAAGACTCGGCAAAACCGGGTTACTCGGGGATTGCGATCTACGTCGACCCGTTTGGGCTCTCGGAGGCCGAGCTAACCATGTTGTCCGAGCTGCCGGGCGACTGGAATCGATCCAACATGAACTACGTGCTCGAACAATCGTTGCGGATACTCAAGCTGGATTACTTCATCCAGGACGGATTCCTGATGATCAGTTCGAGCCAGAACGTCCTTCGGAAGAAGCTCGACTTGCTGGATAAGAAGCTCGACCGCGTCCTTCGCGCGGTCGAGCAGTCGAAAGCAAAAGAGTGA
- a CDS encoding thioredoxin family protein yields the protein MSLVVGLSFAFGSPAGADDAPAKRKSIYDAKADAKVQVEKATARAKHDGKRVLLMFGGDWCGWCHRLHTLFQENTEIRSLLFNEYELVMIDTKAPNAQTYLDQSSKDYSSVGYPFLAVLDADGKVLTGQRTGPLEEGDHHDPKKVKDFLTKWQIEPKDADALVRETLSRAASEDKRVFLTFGAPWCGWCHKLEDFLAKPDITALLEHDFLVVKVDVDRMKNGKEVMERYRPKESQGIPWFVVLDAKGEKHGTADAAFGNIGYPLEPKEIDAFMTLFESQGKLQPAQISELRKGLEKAAADIKAERAKREPAK from the coding sequence TTGTCACTCGTTGTCGGTCTGAGCTTCGCGTTCGGCTCGCCCGCTGGGGCCGACGATGCGCCGGCGAAGCGGAAGTCGATCTACGACGCCAAGGCCGACGCCAAGGTGCAGGTCGAGAAGGCGACGGCTCGCGCCAAGCATGATGGCAAGCGCGTGCTCCTGATGTTCGGCGGCGATTGGTGCGGCTGGTGCCACAGGCTGCACACGCTGTTCCAGGAGAACACAGAGATACGGTCGCTGCTGTTCAACGAGTACGAACTGGTGATGATCGACACCAAGGCGCCGAACGCTCAGACGTATCTGGATCAAAGTTCCAAGGATTACTCGAGCGTCGGTTATCCGTTTCTGGCAGTGCTCGACGCCGACGGCAAGGTCCTCACCGGCCAGCGAACCGGCCCGCTCGAAGAAGGCGACCACCACGATCCGAAGAAGGTGAAGGACTTCCTCACCAAGTGGCAGATCGAGCCCAAGGACGCCGACGCGCTCGTGCGCGAAACCCTCTCGCGAGCCGCGTCGGAAGACAAACGCGTCTTCCTCACCTTCGGCGCTCCGTGGTGCGGTTGGTGCCATAAGCTCGAAGACTTCCTGGCCAAGCCAGATATCACCGCGCTTTTGGAGCACGATTTCCTCGTCGTCAAGGTCGACGTCGATCGCATGAAGAACGGCAAGGAAGTCATGGAGCGGTATCGGCCGAAGGAGTCACAGGGGATCCCCTGGTTCGTCGTCCTCGACGCCAAGGGGGAAAAGCACGGCACGGCCGACGCCGCCTTCGGCAACATCGGCTATCCGCTCGAGCCCAAGGAAATCGACGCCTTCATGACCCTGTTCGAATCACAAGGCAAGCTTCAGCCCGCTCAGATTTCCGAGCTGCGCAAGGGGCTCGAAAAGGCCGCCGCCGACATCAAGGCCGAGCGGGCGAAGCGCGAGCCCGCCAAGTAG
- a CDS encoding nitroreductase family protein, whose translation MSLPKEASPDHPIQELLSKRWSPYAFAGRPVSQEDLRSLFEAARWAASSYNEQPWRYLAASKADPEAFERLLSCLVEGNQPWAKAAPVLTIGCTSLKFALNGKPNDAAQHDLGLASASLTVEATARGLYVHQMIGILPDRVRELYGVPDDFRPLTGLAIGYLGDVNDLPESYRPRDLSPRQRRPLPEFVFGGRWGEASDLVK comes from the coding sequence ATGAGTCTTCCGAAGGAAGCCAGCCCGGATCATCCGATCCAGGAGTTGCTCTCGAAGCGTTGGAGTCCCTACGCCTTCGCCGGCCGGCCCGTCTCTCAGGAAGACCTCCGCTCGCTGTTCGAGGCGGCGCGCTGGGCGGCTTCCTCCTACAACGAGCAGCCGTGGCGCTACCTCGCGGCTTCCAAGGCGGACCCGGAGGCGTTCGAGCGGCTGCTCTCGTGCCTGGTGGAAGGGAACCAGCCCTGGGCCAAGGCCGCGCCCGTCCTGACGATCGGCTGCACGAGCCTGAAGTTCGCCCTCAACGGCAAGCCGAACGACGCCGCCCAACACGACCTCGGGCTCGCGAGCGCCAGCCTGACCGTCGAGGCGACCGCCCGGGGCCTGTACGTCCACCAGATGATCGGCATCTTGCCCGATCGGGTCCGCGAGTTGTACGGAGTACCGGACGACTTCCGGCCGCTGACCGGGCTCGCCATCGGATACTTGGGAGACGTGAACGATCTGCCCGAGAGCTACCGGCCGCGCGATCTCTCGCCTCGCCAACGAAGGCCGCTGCCCGAGTTCGTCTTCGGCGGCCGATGGGGCGAGGCGTCCGACCTCGTGAAGTAG
- a CDS encoding Gfo/Idh/MocA family protein: protein MMSETNGSPGSTRRSFLGGASALGAAFAFPTVIPGRALGKGGFVAPSERITLGVIGVGPRCTYDLGSMLKLPDVHCVAICDVQATRREAARKLVDKANGNSDCAAHRDFRELLDRKDVDAVLIATGDRWHANASMLAAKAGKDVYSEKPCGLNIHLCQALADTIKQTGRVFQAGTQRRSVANFQLAVKLAHSGKLGKLHTLFASVYTPSILTSWLPGEPTPPKDVVDWNMWLGPAPWRPYNKAYVAGGWRGYFDFDSGARLLDWGAHTVDLCQWANKADDTTPIRYEPTPTNITAHYANGVKLVLDFLKTPFGERPGWITPLGTCPVRFVGDEGWVETGDSGGIEVHPASLKSELKELTEKTPPIGLDVSAHARNWIDCIKSRAKTAANPDVMRHSHLACHAAALSWTLNRKLEFDPVKEEFVNDDEANGLRSFPARDPWRV, encoded by the coding sequence ATGATGTCCGAAACGAACGGTTCCCCCGGGTCGACCCGCAGGTCTTTTCTGGGAGGCGCCTCGGCGCTCGGCGCGGCGTTCGCGTTCCCGACGGTCATCCCCGGCCGGGCGCTGGGGAAGGGGGGCTTCGTCGCCCCGAGCGAGCGCATCACCCTGGGGGTGATCGGCGTCGGCCCGCGCTGTACGTATGATCTCGGCTCGATGCTGAAGCTGCCCGACGTCCATTGCGTCGCCATATGCGACGTGCAGGCCACACGCCGCGAGGCCGCCAGGAAGCTCGTCGACAAGGCGAACGGAAACAGCGACTGCGCCGCGCACCGCGATTTCCGCGAGCTGCTCGACCGCAAGGACGTCGACGCGGTGCTGATCGCCACGGGCGACCGTTGGCACGCGAACGCGTCGATGCTGGCGGCGAAGGCCGGCAAGGACGTCTACAGCGAGAAGCCTTGCGGCCTCAATATCCACCTGTGCCAGGCGCTCGCTGACACGATCAAGCAGACCGGCCGCGTGTTCCAGGCCGGCACCCAGCGACGCAGCGTCGCCAACTTCCAGCTCGCCGTGAAACTCGCCCACAGCGGCAAGCTCGGCAAGCTTCATACGCTGTTCGCCTCGGTCTACACGCCTTCCATCCTGACGAGCTGGCTGCCCGGCGAGCCGACGCCTCCCAAGGACGTGGTCGACTGGAACATGTGGCTCGGCCCCGCGCCCTGGCGTCCGTACAACAAGGCGTACGTCGCGGGCGGCTGGCGCGGCTACTTCGACTTCGACTCGGGCGCCCGGCTGCTCGACTGGGGAGCGCACACCGTCGACCTCTGCCAGTGGGCGAACAAAGCCGACGACACGACGCCGATCCGCTACGAGCCGACGCCTACGAACATCACGGCTCATTACGCCAACGGCGTGAAGCTGGTGCTCGACTTCCTTAAGACGCCGTTCGGCGAACGTCCCGGCTGGATCACGCCGCTGGGCACCTGCCCGGTCCGGTTCGTCGGCGACGAGGGCTGGGTCGAGACCGGCGACAGCGGCGGCATCGAGGTCCATCCCGCATCGCTCAAGAGCGAGTTGAAGGAGCTGACCGAGAAGACGCCTCCGATCGGCCTCGACGTCTCGGCCCACGCGCGCAACTGGATCGACTGCATCAAGTCGCGCGCCAAGACCGCCGCCAACCCCGACGTCATGCGGCACTCACACCTCGCTTGCCACGCCGCCGCGCTCTCGTGGACCCTCAACCGTAAGCTCGAATTCGACCCCGTCAAGGAAGAGTTCGTCAACGACGACGAAGCCAACGGCCTGCGCTCCTTCCCGGCGCGCGATCCCTGGCGCGTGTAG
- a CDS encoding SDR family oxidoreductase translates to MSQGVLVTAGASGIGREIARAFAAAGARVFVVDLDADGLAVLADEIPGLRTAVCDLSRRADVERMVPQAVEALGGLDVLVNNAGIAGPTAPVEEYDPDAWDEVVQVNLTGTFNTTRLAIPHLKKSSAGVIIIMSSMAGRFGYPNRSAYCATKWGLIGLTKTLAQELGAFGIRANAILPGCVAGPRIEKVFEGRASLSGRSVEEEISDALSNQSLQRLVDPRDVAALAVYLASDAAKSISGQMLPIDNDTQQAS, encoded by the coding sequence ATGAGCCAAGGTGTTCTTGTGACGGCGGGGGCGTCGGGGATCGGTCGTGAGATCGCGCGGGCTTTCGCGGCCGCCGGCGCCAGGGTGTTCGTCGTCGATCTCGACGCCGACGGCCTCGCGGTCCTTGCCGATGAGATCCCGGGCTTGCGAACCGCCGTCTGCGATCTGTCCCGTCGCGCGGACGTCGAGCGGATGGTTCCCCAGGCGGTCGAGGCCCTGGGAGGGTTGGACGTCCTGGTGAACAATGCGGGCATCGCGGGGCCGACGGCTCCGGTTGAGGAGTACGATCCGGATGCGTGGGACGAGGTCGTCCAGGTCAACCTCACCGGAACCTTCAACACGACGCGGCTGGCGATCCCCCACCTCAAAAAGTCGTCCGCCGGAGTGATCATCATCATGTCGTCGATGGCCGGCCGATTCGGGTATCCGAATCGCTCTGCGTATTGCGCGACGAAGTGGGGGCTGATCGGCCTCACGAAGACGCTGGCCCAAGAGCTGGGCGCATTCGGCATCCGGGCGAACGCTATCCTGCCCGGCTGCGTCGCGGGCCCGCGCATCGAGAAGGTCTTCGAGGGGCGAGCGAGCCTGAGCGGTCGATCGGTCGAGGAAGAGATCTCGGACGCGCTGTCGAACCAATCACTGCAACGCCTCGTCGATCCCCGCGACGTCGCGGCGCTGGCCGTCTACCTGGCCTCGGACGCCGCCAAGTCGATCTCCGGCCAGATGCTGCCGATCGACAACGACACGCAACAAGCCTCCTGA
- a CDS encoding extracellular solute-binding protein translates to MRYDGRTRRFCVILGLPASVALAVFGYLWPAVGGEAKNEGTVVVYSSLDREFSDPVLKDLAKGVGITLRPKYDVESTKTVGLVNTIIAESVRPRCDLFWNNEILNTIRLKRKGLLQPFHPSHADAAPATFKDPDGMWYGFAGRARILIVNTKLVPESDRPKGIADLAAPKWKGKIGIAKPLFGTTATHAACLFAAWGDDKAKAYYQSLKANGVQVLSGNKQVATAVSSGQLAFGLTDTDDAMGELDAGAPVAIVYPDREADQLGTLFIPNTLVMLKGAPHPEAAKLLADAILSPAVEDRLADGPSAQIPLLKGARKPARVETPATVHAMPADFQAAADAWDRTAAFLAREFAD, encoded by the coding sequence ATGCGATACGACGGTCGAACGAGGCGATTCTGCGTGATTCTGGGCTTGCCCGCGTCTGTCGCTCTCGCGGTTTTCGGGTACCTTTGGCCCGCGGTCGGCGGGGAAGCGAAGAACGAGGGGACGGTGGTCGTTTACTCGTCGCTCGATCGCGAGTTCTCCGACCCCGTGCTCAAGGATCTCGCGAAGGGCGTGGGGATCACGCTGCGGCCCAAGTACGACGTCGAGAGCACGAAGACGGTGGGGCTGGTCAACACGATCATCGCCGAGTCGGTCCGGCCGCGCTGCGACCTGTTCTGGAACAACGAGATCCTGAACACGATCCGGCTCAAGCGGAAGGGGTTGTTGCAGCCCTTTCATCCCAGTCACGCCGACGCGGCGCCCGCGACGTTCAAGGACCCGGACGGGATGTGGTACGGCTTCGCCGGCCGGGCGCGGATCTTGATCGTGAACACGAAGCTCGTGCCGGAGTCCGACCGACCCAAGGGGATCGCCGACCTGGCCGCCCCGAAATGGAAAGGCAAGATCGGCATCGCCAAGCCGCTGTTCGGCACCACGGCGACGCACGCCGCCTGCCTGTTCGCGGCCTGGGGCGACGACAAGGCGAAGGCCTATTATCAGAGCCTTAAGGCCAACGGCGTTCAGGTGCTCTCGGGCAACAAGCAGGTGGCCACGGCCGTCAGCTCGGGACAGCTCGCCTTCGGCCTGACCGACACCGACGACGCGATGGGCGAGCTTGACGCCGGCGCTCCCGTGGCGATCGTCTACCCCGACCGCGAGGCCGACCAGCTCGGCACCCTGTTCATCCCCAACACACTGGTGATGCTCAAGGGCGCGCCCCACCCCGAAGCCGCCAAGCTGCTGGCCGACGCCATCCTCAGCCCGGCCGTCGAGGACCGTCTCGCCGACGGCCCGAGCGCCCAGATCCCGCTGCTCAAGGGTGCCCGCAAGCCAGCCCGCGTCGAGACCCCGGCGACCGTCCACGCCATGCCCGCCGACTTCCAGGCCGCCGCCGACGCCTGGGACCGCACGGCGGCTTTCCTGGCCCGGGAGTTCGCCGATTGA